In Sphingomonas psychrotolerans, the following proteins share a genomic window:
- a CDS encoding branched-chain amino acid aminotransferase, translated as MADATILDFEYEAHTSPVAGADRAALLANPGFGKIFTDHMAVIRYSADKGWHDARIEPRRPIQLDPACAVLHYAQEIFEGLKAYRMPDGGATLFRADANARRFAESARRMAMPELPEQLFLSSIRELVSTDRDWIPEGDGASLYLRPFMFASETFLGVRPAQEYLYLVIASPAGAYFKGGAPSVTLWVSEHYTRAAPGGTGAAKCGGNYAASLVAQAEAIGHECDQVVFLDAAENRYVEELGGMNVFFVFDDGSIQTPPLTGTILPGITRESLLTLARDTGITVREERYSLDEWKADAASGRLREAFACGTAAVVTPIGRVQGRGFDFTIGNGGPGLLTEQLRQQLVSIQRGTAPDPHGWVERLF; from the coding sequence ATGGCAGACGCGACGATCCTGGATTTCGAATACGAGGCGCATACCAGCCCGGTGGCCGGGGCTGACCGTGCCGCGCTCCTCGCCAATCCCGGATTTGGCAAGATCTTCACCGATCACATGGCGGTGATCCGCTACTCGGCAGACAAGGGCTGGCACGACGCCCGCATCGAGCCGCGTCGCCCGATCCAGCTCGATCCGGCCTGCGCAGTGCTCCATTACGCGCAGGAGATTTTCGAAGGGCTCAAGGCGTATCGCATGCCCGATGGCGGCGCGACCCTGTTCCGCGCCGACGCCAATGCCCGCCGCTTCGCCGAATCGGCGCGCCGGATGGCGATGCCCGAGCTGCCCGAGCAATTGTTCCTTTCGTCGATCCGCGAACTGGTCAGCACCGATCGCGACTGGATCCCCGAGGGCGACGGCGCCTCGCTCTATTTGCGCCCCTTCATGTTCGCGAGCGAGACCTTCCTCGGCGTGCGGCCGGCACAGGAATATCTCTATCTGGTGATCGCCTCGCCGGCGGGCGCCTATTTCAAGGGCGGCGCGCCTTCGGTGACTTTGTGGGTCTCCGAGCATTACACCCGCGCCGCGCCGGGCGGCACCGGCGCCGCCAAATGCGGCGGCAATTATGCCGCGAGCCTCGTCGCGCAGGCCGAAGCGATCGGCCATGAATGCGATCAGGTCGTCTTCCTCGATGCGGCGGAGAACCGCTATGTCGAGGAACTGGGCGGAATGAATGTGTTCTTCGTTTTCGACGACGGCTCGATCCAGACTCCGCCGCTGACCGGCACGATCCTTCCGGGCATCACCCGCGAGTCGCTGCTGACTCTCGCTCGCGATACTGGCATCACGGTGCGCGAGGAGCGTTACAGCCTCGACGAATGGAAGGCCGATGCGGCCAGCGGGCGCCTGCGCGAAGCCTTTGCCTGCGGCACTGCCGCGGTGGTCACGCCGATCGGGCGGGTGCAGGGGCGCGGCTTCGACTTCACCATCGGCAATGGCGGTCCGGGCCTGCTGACCGAGCAGCTGCGCCAGCAGCTGGTGTCGATTCAGCGCGGAACCGCGCCCGATCCGCACGGCTGGGTTGAACGGCTCTTCTAA
- a CDS encoding POT-type proton-dependent oligopeptide transporter produces MDDAKITPMRASGLPRPFFSLAATEFSLRFSLAGVKSILTLVLIDHVLADGLPGSVGADGLQRMLESLFGPLSAAGLASQIYGITTALLYLSVPVGGFLGDRLTRRSGSIYLGGLCILAGLALMTGRLLFLPGLALFAVGTGIVKGNLSVVVGALFADGAARRRGYAIYLGFLNGGIAIGPLVCGALLLAGGWGYACGAAATAVGLGLLSWHLAGRHLARLEAAPARDPRPAGDDTARGDWPLLLTALLAIYLCFAAYEQVGNLFLVWARARVTLEVAGWPLPVSWLLALDGVFTILLIPVVQFGLRRLARFRFATGPIWEIALGCVACACGNGVLAVAEATSGGAPLPLAAALGYLICIDLAIVLVWPAGLSLVTGSAPARAVGFWVGMFYLHGFFASLWVGPIGAWYGRIPAAQFWLLHAAVALAGAVLLLPLGLARARRRSQATTTSACANACA; encoded by the coding sequence ATGGACGATGCGAAAATCACGCCGATGCGCGCGAGCGGCTTGCCGCGGCCGTTCTTTTCGCTGGCGGCGACCGAGTTTTCGCTGCGTTTCTCGCTGGCTGGGGTCAAATCGATCCTCACGCTGGTTCTCATCGATCACGTGCTGGCAGATGGATTGCCCGGTTCGGTCGGCGCCGACGGGTTGCAGCGGATGCTGGAGAGCCTGTTCGGCCCGCTCTCCGCTGCGGGTCTCGCTTCGCAGATCTACGGCATCACCACCGCTTTGCTGTACCTCTCCGTCCCGGTCGGCGGGTTTCTGGGCGATCGCCTGACACGCCGCAGCGGCTCGATCTATCTGGGCGGGCTGTGCATCCTGGCCGGGCTGGCTCTGATGACCGGGCGATTGCTGTTCCTGCCCGGTCTGGCGCTGTTTGCGGTCGGCACCGGCATCGTGAAGGGCAATCTTTCGGTGGTGGTCGGTGCCTTGTTCGCCGATGGCGCGGCACGGCGGCGCGGCTATGCGATCTATCTCGGGTTCCTGAACGGGGGGATCGCGATCGGACCGCTGGTCTGCGGGGCGCTGTTGCTGGCCGGCGGCTGGGGCTATGCCTGCGGCGCAGCGGCGACGGCGGTGGGACTCGGCCTGCTGAGCTGGCACCTTGCGGGGCGGCATCTGGCGAGGCTCGAGGCAGCGCCGGCCCGCGACCCGCGCCCGGCCGGCGACGACACTGCACGCGGCGACTGGCCATTGCTGCTCACTGCGCTCCTCGCGATCTATCTGTGCTTTGCCGCTTATGAGCAGGTCGGCAACCTGTTCCTCGTCTGGGCGCGCGCCCGGGTGACGCTGGAAGTCGCCGGCTGGCCGCTCCCGGTATCGTGGCTGCTCGCACTGGACGGAGTGTTCACGATCCTGCTGATCCCGGTCGTGCAATTCGGCCTGCGCCGGCTCGCCCGCTTCCGGTTCGCCACCGGGCCGATCTGGGAGATCGCGCTGGGCTGCGTGGCGTGCGCGTGCGGGAATGGGGTGCTGGCTGTGGCCGAAGCCACCAGCGGCGGCGCGCCGCTGCCGCTCGCCGCGGCGCTGGGCTACCTCATCTGCATCGACCTGGCGATCGTGCTCGTCTGGCCGGCGGGGCTTAGCCTGGTCACCGGATCGGCACCGGCGCGTGCCGTCGGCTTCTGGGTCGGCATGTTCTATCTGCACGGCTTCTTCGCCAGCCTGTGGGTGGGGCCGATCGGCGCGTGGTATGGGCGGATCCCGGCGGCGCAATTCTGGCTGCTCCACGCCGCGGTCGCGCTGGCCGGCGCCGTGCTTCTGCTTCCGCTCGGGCTGGCGCGCGCCCGGCGCCGCAGTCAGGCGACGACCACCTCGGCATGCGCGAACGCCTGCGCATAG
- a CDS encoding MarR family transcriptional regulator, giving the protein MAAPIPASPLFLREPEIRRGIELLYFGYANLTRSIDAGLARQGLGRAHHRALYFIAREPDLTVSALLAILGITKQSLGRVLGELAERGMVETRTGERDRRQRLLRLTPAGAALEAELFEALREKMSTAYSSAGQGAVGGFWAVLEGLMPESERNSVSGR; this is encoded by the coding sequence ATGGCTGCCCCAATTCCTGCCTCGCCTCTTTTCCTGCGCGAGCCCGAGATCCGCCGCGGCATCGAGCTGCTCTATTTCGGCTATGCCAATCTCACCCGCTCGATCGACGCGGGGCTGGCGAGGCAGGGATTGGGCCGCGCGCATCACCGGGCGCTCTATTTCATCGCCCGCGAGCCCGATCTGACGGTGAGCGCGTTGCTGGCGATCCTGGGGATCACCAAGCAATCGCTCGGGCGGGTATTGGGCGAACTCGCCGAGCGCGGAATGGTCGAGACGCGAACGGGCGAGCGCGACCGACGGCAGCGGCTGTTGCGGCTCACCCCTGCGGGCGCGGCGCTCGAGGCGGAGCTGTTCGAGGCGCTGCGCGAGAAGATGTCGACCGCGTATTCGAGCGCGGGCCAAGGCGCGGTCGGCGGGTTCTGGGCAGTGCTCGAAGGGTTGATGCC
- a CDS encoding DeoR/GlpR family DNA-binding transcription regulator, giving the protein MRRGQTIQKRTQRQREIVARLRGGAALSVTGLAAELDVSDETIRRELRALEEQGAIIREHGGARLAASAFEGPLAQRMEQNADAKLRIARAAADFVSDGAILFIDSGTTSCFIARQLVERRGLTVITNSLQVASELGSINDNRLFLAAGQMDYGYLAFSDHDAQRYVAGFTPHLAILSVGAIHLEQGLMDFHPGEAAMSRIAYETSEKVLLGADSSKFGRHGLMRTAALEEVDILVTEAPLTADYAQAFAHAEVVVA; this is encoded by the coding sequence TTGAGGAGGGGACAGACCATTCAGAAGCGAACGCAACGACAGCGCGAGATCGTCGCGCGGCTGCGCGGCGGGGCGGCACTGTCGGTCACCGGCCTCGCCGCCGAACTCGACGTCTCGGACGAGACCATTCGCCGCGAGCTGCGCGCGCTCGAGGAGCAGGGCGCGATCATCCGCGAACATGGCGGCGCGCGGCTCGCCGCCTCGGCGTTCGAAGGCCCGCTGGCCCAGCGGATGGAACAGAATGCCGATGCCAAATTGCGGATCGCGCGTGCGGCGGCGGACTTCGTCTCCGATGGCGCGATCCTGTTCATCGATTCGGGCACGACCTCGTGCTTCATCGCCCGCCAATTGGTCGAGCGTCGCGGCCTCACGGTGATCACCAATTCGCTCCAGGTCGCCTCCGAGCTCGGCAGCATCAACGACAACCGGCTGTTCCTCGCCGCGGGGCAGATGGACTATGGCTATCTCGCTTTCTCGGATCACGACGCGCAGCGCTATGTCGCGGGGTTCACCCCGCATCTGGCGATCCTGTCGGTCGGCGCGATCCATCTCGAGCAGGGGCTGATGGACTTCCATCCGGGCGAAGCGGCGATGAGCCGGATTGCCTATGAGACGTCGGAAAAAGTGCTGCTGGGTGCCGATTCCTCGAAGTTCGGCCGCCACGGCCTGATGCGCACCGCCGCGCTCGAAGAAGTCGACATCCTCGTCACCGAAGCACCGCTGACCGCGGACTATGCGCAGGCGTTCGCGCATGCCGAGGTGGTCGTCGCCTGA